The DNA window CTTGGAGCGTTCAAGCATCCCGGCCTCGCGCTGGGGTCGACCCCCGTCCGGGCCGATGCGGCGCCGGACGTCGCGCGGTCGTCGACCTCGGTCCGGAGGGACGAAGGGTCGGACGGCGCGCAGGACCCGGACGGCGTGCAGGGGGCGACGTCGGTCCAGGGGGAGGAGGGGTCGGACCTCGCCGTGAGGGCGACGTCGGTCCAGGGGGACGCGATCGGGGCGGTGCTGGCCGAGCCAGAGCTCCGGCGCGCGCTGGAGAGCTTCGTGCGGCGGCGGGTGCCCGAGGCCGATGTGGACGATGTGGTGCAGACGGTGCTCTGCGACGCGCTCGCAGCGCCTGGGCGGCCCGGGGATCCGGAGGGGCTGCGCCGGTGGGTGATGGGGATCGCGCGGCACAAGGTGGTGGACCATCACCGCCGCGCGCTTCAAGAGGCGGTGGCCGAGCTGCCCGAGATGGCGGCGCCTCCGCCTCCCCTGGAGGAGCGGGCGATGGCGCGCTGGGCCGAGCGGCAGGCGGGCGGTGCGCGCGAGGCGACGGAGACGCTGCGCTGGATGGCGCGCGAGGGTGAGGGCGAGAAGCTGGAGAGCATCGCGGCCGAGGAGCAGGTGCCGCCGACGCGGGTGCGGCAGCGGGTGTCGCGGATGCGGCGCTGGATGCGGGAGCAGTGGCTGGCGGAGCTGGCCGCGGTGGCCGCGCTGTCGGTGCTGGCGTTCTTGCTCGCGCGTGCGGTGCTGAAGGAGGAGCCGCAGATCGCGCCGATGCCGGAGCTGCCGAAGGTGGGGCCCGAGATGGCGGATCCCATCGAACGAGGGCGCGCGCTGCGGGCCGCTGGCTTCGAGGCGTGCGAGCGCGCGGCGTGGTCGGAGTGCCTGGAGCGGCTGGACGAGGCGGCAGGGCTGGATCCAGCGGGCGATGCGGCGCCGCAGGTGGGCCAGGCGCGGGCACGGGCGCGGCAGGCGCTGGAGAGCGCGCCGAAGGCCGCGCCAGAGTCGACGTCGTTTGCGCCGATCGCACCGTCGTCGCTTGCACCGACCGCAGCGCCACCCGCGCCAGCGCCCGTGTCGACGTCGGAGAAATCTCGGTCGACGTCGAAGCTCGCACCCCCGCCGGACAGGCCAGTGAAGCCGCTGAAGCCGTTCGTCGACCCGAAGAAGGAGGCGGTGGTGGAGCCGCGGTCCGATCGGGAGGCGATGGAGCGCGAGAAAAAGGCGCTCGCTCAGAGGGAGCAGGAGGCGCGGGCGCTGAAGAAGCCGGTGTCGGGCAAGCCGTCGCCGACGTCGGGGAAGCCGGCCCCGGGCAAGCCAACCTCCCCGTCGGGCAAGGCGGCGTCCAAGTCGGAGCCGCTGTGAGCGCCGCCGTCCCGACGCGCTTCAGGGCGCGCTGGGTGGCGTGTGAGGGGCTCGTCGAGGGGGGAGCGTGAGGGGCTCGTCGCGGGCTGGGGGAGGCGCCGAGGGCTAGGGGCGTCGCGGCGTGGCGGACTGGAGGAAGGCTGCCGCGGCGGATCGGATGTCTGCGTCCGGGTCCGCGGTGGCGACGCTCGTCAGGATGGCGCGGGCTGGCTCGTACTTGTCCATCGCGGCGCCGAGCAGGTTCACCACGGCGAGGCGAACGGTGGTCGAGACGTCGCGCGACAGCACGGTGCCGATGATGCTCGCGTGTCGAACCAGGTCCCGGAAGCTCAGGGCGAAGACGGCCCCCTTGCGCACCTCCTCGCTCTCTTCGAGGTGCAGCACGCGGTCGATGGCGGTGTCCGCCACGCCAGGAGGCATGAAGCGCAGGGCGCGCACGGCCTCCAGGCGCATGCTGGGGCGCTCCGAGCCGAGCGCGCGGAGGATGAGGGGGAGGGCGTCGGGCGAGCCGGTGTTGCCGAGGGCGCTGAGCAGCAAGAGCTGCTCGTCCAGGCTACTCGCCTTCTCGTACTGGTCGATGAGCGTGCGCACCTCGCCGGCGCCCGACTCGGTGCCCATGGAGCGCGCCATCGCGCCGAGGATCAGCCGGCTGGTGCTCCGCTCCTCGTCGTTGGTCGAGCCCATGGTCTGCCGCACGGCGGAGAGGGCGTCCTCCGTGGGGGTCTTGACGAAGGCGAGCTGGGTCATCGCGCGAACGTGCATCTCCGTGGAGAGCGCGTCGTTCGTGATGATCTTGCCGAGGGCCTCCTGGGAAGCCGGGGTCCCCGAGGAGCCCAGGGCGCCGATGAGGACTCCTGCTTCTTCGGGGTCGAGTTCACCCGGTCGAAGCAGGAGATCGAGCAGCGCGCGTGCGG is part of the Chondromyces crocatus genome and encodes:
- a CDS encoding RNA polymerase sigma factor; this encodes MSTTMAADPPLGAFKHPGLALGSTPVRADAAPDVARSSTSVRRDEGSDGAQDPDGVQGATSVQGEEGSDLAVRATSVQGDAIGAVLAEPELRRALESFVRRRVPEADVDDVVQTVLCDALAAPGRPGDPEGLRRWVMGIARHKVVDHHRRALQEAVAELPEMAAPPPPLEERAMARWAERQAGGAREATETLRWMAREGEGEKLESIAAEEQVPPTRVRQRVSRMRRWMREQWLAELAAVAALSVLAFLLARAVLKEEPQIAPMPELPKVGPEMADPIERGRALRAAGFEACERAAWSECLERLDEAAGLDPAGDAAPQVGQARARARQALESAPKAAPESTSFAPIAPSSLAPTAAPPAPAPVSTSEKSRSTSKLAPPPDRPVKPLKPFVDPKKEAVVEPRSDREAMEREKKALAQREQEARALKKPVSGKPSPTSGKPAPGKPTSPSGKAASKSEPL